A window of Nicotiana tabacum cultivar K326 chromosome 24, ASM71507v2, whole genome shotgun sequence contains these coding sequences:
- the LOC107791098 gene encoding probable protein kinase At2g41970 (The RefSeq protein has 1 substitution compared to this genomic sequence) has protein sequence MSCCGGGEEDVYSGGPPSNQNTAPPRAGNPYGGASDRGEPGGGAKTGTPQKVLPIEIPVVSLDELNKLTGNFGQKALIGEGSYGRVFFAKLSDGQQAAIKKLDTSSSSEPDSDFTAQLSMVSALKHEHFVTLMGYCLEANNRILVYEFAAMGSLHDVLHGRKGVQGAEPGPVLTWNERVKIAYGAAKGLEYLHEKVQPPIVHRDVRSSNVLLFDDFTAKIADFNLTNQSSDTAARLHSTRVLGTFGYHAPEYAMTGQITQKSDVYSFGVVLLELLTGRKPVDHTMPKGQQSLVTWATPRLSEDKVKQCVDPKLNNDYPAKAIAKMAAVAALCVQYEADFRPNMTIVVKALQPLLNAKPAGPESNT, from the exons ATGTCGTGCTGTGGAGGTGGAGAAGAAGACGTATACAGCGGTGGTCCGCCGTCTAACCAAAATACAGCCCCTCCTAGAGCCGGCAATCCCTACGGTGGTG CCAGTGATAGAGGAGAACCAGGGGGTGGTGCAAAAACTGGAACTCCGCAGAAAGTTTTACCAATTGAGATACCGGTTGTGTCATTGGATGAGCTAAATAAATTGACTGGTAATTTTGGTCAAAAAGCTTTGATTGGAGAAGGATCTTATGGACGCGTATTTTTTGCTAAATTAAGCGATGGCCAACAAGCAGCAATTAAAAAGTTGGATACTAGTTCTTCATCAGAACCAGATTCTGACTTTACAGCCCAG TTATCAATGGTTTCAAGACTTAAGCATGAGCATTTTGTGACACTTATGGGGTATTGTCTAGAAGCAAACAATCGAATCTTGGTATACGAGTTTGCAGCTATGGGCTCTCTACATGATGTTTTACATG GTAGAAAAGGTGTACAAGGTGCTGAGCCTGGTCCAGTTCTTACCTGGAATGAGAGAGTTAAAATTGCTTATGGTGCAGCAAAAGGCCTCGAATACTTACACGAAAAAGTTCAGCCGCCTATTGTGCATCGTGATGTCAGATCCAGCAATGTACTTCTCTTTGATGATTTTACAGCAAAAATTGCTGATTTCAACTTGACAAACCAGTCTTCCGATACAGCAGCTCGTCTGCATTCGACTAGAGTTTTGGGGACATTTGGCTACCATGCACCAGA GTATGCAATGACAGGACAGATAACACAGAAAAGTGATGTCTATAGTTTTGGAGTTGTTCTCTTAGAACTCTTGACAGGAAGGAAGCCAGTAGATCATACAATGCCCAAAGGACAACAGAGTCTTGTTACATGG GCAACTCCAAGATTGAGTGAAGACAAAGTGAAGCAGTGTGTTGATCCCAAGCTAAATAATGACTATCCTGCAAAAGCAATTGCTAAG ATGGCTGCTGTTGCAGCACTTTGTGTTCAATATGAGGCAGATTTTCGGCCAAATATGACGATAGTCGTTAAGGCATTGCAACCACTTCTCAATGCAAAACCAGCAGGACCAGAGTCTAATACATAG
- the LOC107791098 gene encoding putative protein kinase At2g41970 isoform X1, translating into MSCCGGGEEDVYSGGPPSNQNTAPPRAGNPYGGASDRGEPGGGAKTGTPQKVLPIEIPVVSLDELNKLTGNFGQKALIGEGSYGRVFFAKLSDGQQAAIKKLDTSSSSEPDSDFTAQLSMVSRLKHEHFVTLMGYCLEANNRILVYEFAAMGSLHDVLHGRKGVQGAEPGPVLTWNERVKIAYGAAKGLEYLHEKVQPPIVHRDVRSSNVLLFDDFTAKIADFNLTNQSSDTAARLHSTRVLGTFGYHAPEYAMTGQITQKSDVYSFGVVLLELLTGRKPVDHTMPKGQQSLVTWATPRLSEDKVKQCVDPKLNNDYPAKAIAKMAAVAALCVQYEADFRPNMTIVVKALQPLLNAKPAGPESNT; encoded by the exons ATGTCGTGCTGTGGAGGTGGAGAAGAAGACGTATACAGCGGTGGTCCGCCGTCTAACCAAAATACAGCCCCTCCTAGAGCCGGCAATCCCTACGGTGGTG CCAGTGATAGAGGAGAACCAGGGGGTGGTGCAAAAACTGGAACTCCGCAGAAAGTTTTACCAATTGAGATACCGGTTGTGTCATTGGATGAGCTAAATAAATTGACTGGTAATTTTGGTCAAAAAGCTTTGATTGGAGAAGGATCTTATGGACGCGTATTTTTTGCTAAATTAAGCGATGGCCAACAAGCAGCAATTAAAAAGTTGGATACTAGTTCTTCATCAGAACCAGATTCTGACTTTACAGCCCAG TTATCAATGGTTTCAAGACTTAAGCATGAGCATTTTGTGACACTTATGGGGTATTGTCTAGAAGCAAACAATCGAATCTTGGTATACGAGTTTGCAGCTATGGGCTCTCTACATGATGTTTTACATG GTAGAAAAGGTGTACAAGGTGCTGAGCCTGGTCCAGTTCTTACCTGGAATGAGAGAGTTAAAATTGCTTATGGTGCAGCAAAAGGCCTCGAATACTTACACGAAAAAGTTCAGCCGCCTATTGTGCATCGTGATGTCAGATCCAGCAATGTACTTCTCTTTGATGATTTTACAGCAAAAATTGCTGATTTCAACTTGACAAACCAGTCTTCCGATACAGCAGCTCGTCTGCATTCGACTAGAGTTTTGGGGACATTTGGCTACCATGCACCAGA GTATGCAATGACAGGACAGATAACACAGAAAAGTGATGTCTATAGTTTTGGAGTTGTTCTCTTAGAACTCTTGACAGGAAGGAAGCCAGTAGATCATACAATGCCCAAAGGACAACAGAGTCTTGTTACATGG GCAACTCCAAGATTGAGTGAAGACAAAGTGAAGCAGTGTGTTGATCCCAAGCTAAATAATGACTATCCTGCAAAAGCAATTGCTAAG ATGGCTGCTGTTGCAGCACTTTGTGTTCAATATGAGGCAGATTTTCGGCCAAATATGACGATAGTCGTTAAGGCATTGCAACCACTTCTCAATGCAAAACCAGCAGGACCAGAGTCTAATACATAG